The following proteins are encoded in a genomic region of Pangasianodon hypophthalmus isolate fPanHyp1 chromosome 26, fPanHyp1.pri, whole genome shotgun sequence:
- the LOC113537560 gene encoding serine/threonine-protein kinase pim-1-like: MDVSHEGPEPQSEETPRKRRRTEIEERDVKTEKTETSVEASSSIIRRESKEIPLKRKRMDVSHEGPEPQPEETPGKRRRTEIEEKDVKTEKTETSVEASCSVIRRESKENPLKRKRMDVSHEGPEPQPEEMAEKRRRTEIEEKDVKTEKTETKNLFSRYILGSLLGKGGFGSVYAGVRKSDGKKVALKFMLKYEDDPYITLPGDTRRLPVEVALMELVCKPPRCPYVIELLEWSETPQAFILVLERPDPCVDLYKYCEDVNMSESLAQIIMQQVIHAACHCRDRGVLHRDIKEENILLNPQTLEVKLIDFGCGDLLKDTPYTEYAGTRTFHPPEWIVEKEYEAEPATVWGLGILLYNLLCGEEPFFGAQEIVDGRLNFPDDLSEACCSLIRWCLQRDPKRRPTLEQILAHDWF; the protein is encoded by the exons atggaTGTTTCTCATGAAGGACCTGAGCCCCAGTCAGAGGAGACACcaagaaaaaggaggagaacaGAGATAGAAGAGAGGGATGTGAAGACTGAAAAGACTGAGACCAGTGTAGAGGCATCCTCCTCCATCATTAGAAGAGAAAGCAAGGAGATtcctctgaaaagaaaaaggatggaTGTTTCTCATGAAGGACCTGAGCCCCAGCCAGAGGAGACACCAGGAAAAAGGAGGAGAACAGAGATAGAAGAGAAGGAtgtgaagactgaaaaaactGAGACCAGTGTGGAGGCATCCTGCTCCGTCATTAGAAGAGAAAGCAAGGAGAAtcctctgaaaagaaaaaggatggaTGTTTCTCATGAAGGACCTGAGCCCCAGCCAGAGGAGATGGCGGAAAAGAGGAGGAGAACAGAGATAGAAGAGAAGGAtgtgaagactgaaaaaactGAGACCA AAAACCTTTTTAGTCGCTACATTTTGGGATCGCTGCTGGGAAAAGGAGGCTTCGGTTCCGTCTACGCAGGTGTTCGGAAATCAGATGGGAAAAAG GTGGCCCTGAAATTCATGCTCAAGTATGAAGATGACCCATACATCACACTT CCCGGTGACACACGCAGACTCCCTGTTGAAGTGGCGCTAATGGAGCTTGTGTGCAAGCCGCCTCGCTGTCCATATGTGATAGAGCTGCTGGAATGGTCCGAGACGCCCCAAGCCTTCATCTTGGTCCTGGAGCGGCCCGACCCTTGTGTTGATCTCTACAAGTACTGTGAAGATGTGAACATGTCTGAATCTCTGGCTCAAATCATCATGCAGCAAGTAATTCACGCTGCATGTCACTGCCGTGACCGGGGTGTGCTCCATCGAGACATCAAGGAAGAAAACATTCTCCTGAACCCTCAGACCCTTGAAGTGAAGCTGATCGATTTCGGCTGTGGTGATCTACTTAAGGACACCCCCTACACTGAATATGCAG GCACTCGGACTTTCCACCCACCTGAATGGATTGTTGAAAAAGAGTACGAGGCGGAACCTGCTACTGTCTGGGGTCTGGGAATACTCCTGTACAACCTGTTATGTGGAGAAGAGCCTTTTTTTGGAGCACAAGAGATTGTTGATGGCCGCCTGAACTTCCCTGATGATCTGTCTGAAG CTTGCTGCAGTCTGATAAGGTGGTGCCTGCAACGAGACCCTAAAAGACGACCAACCCTCGAGCAGATCCTCGCACATGACTGGTTCTGA